Part of the Syntrophales bacterium genome is shown below.
AAAGCTACCTTGGTATGGCCGATTATGAAGTGCGTTCCTATACAGGCTGGCACCGTCATATGACACTGGTATTTTTAATCATGCATTTTTTGCTGAGCGTACGCTTAGAGTTTGGGTCAAAAAAAACATCTTAACCCTTCCACAAGCCACGCGCCTGTTCATAGCCGCTCTGGCTGAAGAATCATTAACCGTGGAAAAAGCGATCGCAATAGTATATTACCACCTCCGCAGAAATGAAATAGCTCGCCTGTCTCACCGGAAAAGTAGGCTGGCAATGTTGCAAAAAGCACAGTGTTAAAATGAATCCTAAAACATGGTTGCTCTAAATCGTACTCTTTTGAAACTGCTTCTAAAAGGGCTTAGTTTTATATGCTCAAATTTACAAGTTAGGCCAAGGTTTTTGTGTAAACAATTAGATTAAATGGCAAAGCAGCAGTTAGGCTGGCTTATTCACAAGAAATAATTTGTTGTCATCGTTTGATGCTGGTAGTTTTGATTTATATATCACGCTGTAGTGCTAAAAACTATAGAAGAATTATTCGCATATACTATTATTTTGAATAGATAAGATACTCAACAATTAGCAAGTATAATGGGAATGTAATACTCAAAGTTATACTTGTATCTAATCCGATAACAGGTTCTCCATTTATAGTCCCCATGGCCTTAAAAATCAGGAATATAATACAACCTAATGATACACACTGTAAAATTCCAAAAACCCAAAATAATCCATTTTTCATTACGGTTATCTCCTTCCATATATCACTACAGCGTAACTTAATTTTATCCAGTAAGGTTCTTTAATTTCTTCAAACTATGGGACTTATAAGCACTATAATTGCGACGAAGATGATAATCTACCCTTTGTAATGCTCTCTTAATAATTTTATCATCACCTGACAGGGCTGCAACAACAAGCAATAGTGACATTGGAAGAGTTAAAATTGGACTTTTTTTTATCAGTGACAAGCAATCTTATCTCAAGCAGAAAGGCACTGGCCATAAACACTAAAAGCATATGGCGATGCCATGCAGTCCAAGATCTGAATTCATAATGATCCATGCCTAATTCGTCTTTGGCTTCATGGAAGCACTGCTCAATAGGCCAGCGCATCAACGATGCTTTGCACAATTCAGTGTCAGGAGTCTCTTCAGGCGCATTACTGACCGAAAACCTAGTTTCCCCATTTTCTAAACGGCGAATAAATAACCAGCATGATTTTATAGGGACTTCACCCGTTTCTTTCGCAAAGGCTCTAAAGATTCGAAGACATTTGATATCTGAATATATCGGTCCTTTGGATCCTTCTCCAAGATACATTCTTCGCCAAGGTATAGTATCATCCTCAGTGATCTTGAACACAGGTTCTGCTGGAGTGGTGGCTGCCATTTTCTTAGGGCGTGGACCTCTTCCTTTATAGTCAGGCACTTCAAAGGTGGGTTGAACGCGCCATGCCAGTGATTCCTTATGTATATCAGCAAAATACCAATAGTTATCCGAGATCGCCTCAATAAATTCCTTGCTATTTCCGTAAAGACAGTCCATGCCAATCCATTTAGCTTTAAATAGACCGGATTGTTCGATTTTATGTATCAAATCCAGTGCAATTTGTGGTTTAGTCTGAAAGGTGAGGTCCTCGGGCACAGCACAGTCAATCCTGAGCTGTTTATGCTCTTCGTCAAACCATTTTTCTGGCATGAACAGTTGTGTCGAAATCAAACCATAGCCTTTAGAGCCGGAATAGCCTACGAAAACACCCACCTGACTGTTGGCTACTTTTCCGACACTACCACAATATTGAGGTCCCACACCCACCGAATGCTCACCTTTTTTAGGAAAGCCACTTTCGTCGACGGTAATCATTCCTTCAACGTCTGAAAGGCGCTCAGAAAGACCCTCTTGATAAATTGTCGCAGCTCCTTCATCATCCCATTTAGACTCTTTCATGAAGTTCTGCAAATTACGAGGACCTCTTGGATTGTCTATATAGTCCAAAGCGATGGGTTCAACCGACTTCCTCTCCAACTTGCTCAATAATCCCCTGACATACACATTCGCATGGAATGTTTGCTCGGAGCGTCGAAAACACCCATGAAAACGATCCATGAAATTTTGAAGCATGTCTGGTAACATATCGACAAGACCCCGTACGTTAGCCTCTTCTAAAAGTCCTTCATGCCACGTATTTTTTTGTAGTTGCATAGTAATCCTCTCCGAATGTTTGTTTTTTTTGAGGACCCGGAGTGGCTTTCCTGTACAACCCATCAATTGTTTGAAGTTTTTCTTCAGCGTATAGACAAAAACTCCTTTCTTGTTTCCATGATACAGATAGGTGACTCCAACTTTTCCAAACCCGCTGGTTTCTCCGACATAGTGCCAGTTTGAAGCTCTATAACAAGTTCCCTTGTAAAGGTCTCGATCTACAAAGGTTTCTAATAGA
Proteins encoded:
- a CDS encoding IS701 family transposase, translating into MKLNNVIFSIDDTPFVEEILEIRSALKIELVSRTELEVLWNQLVRSYHYLGYNRIIGPRVKYLVWFKERPIAAISYTQAAYKLGMRDTFIGWSEEERKRYLPHVLNNNRFLILPWVHVKNLASHIIALSIKHLKHDWPILYGTEPYLLETFVDRDLYKGTCYRASNWHYVGETSGFGKVGVTYLYHGNKKGVFVYTLKKNFKQLMGCTGKPLRVLKKNKHSERITMQLQKNTWHEGLLEEANVRGLVDMLPDMLQNFMDRFHGCFRRSEQTFHANVYVRGLLSKLERKSVEPIALDYIDNPRGPRNLQNFMKESKWDDEGAATIYQEGLSERLSDVEGMITVDESGFPKKGEHSVGVGPQYCGSVGKVANSQVGVFVGYSGSKGYGLISTQLFMPEKWFDEEHKQLRIDCAVPEDLTFQTKPQIALDLIHKIEQSGLFKAKWIGMDCLYGNSKEFIEAISDNYWYFADIHKESLAWRVQPTFEVPDYKGRGPRPKKMAATTPAEPVFKITEDDTIPWRRMYLGEGSKGPIYSDIKCLRIFRAFAKETGEVPIKSCWLFIRRLENGETRFSVSNAPEETPDTELCKASLMRWPIEQCFHEAKDELGMDHYEFRSWTAWHRHMLLVFMASAFLLEIRLLVTDKKKSNFNSSNVTIACCCSPVR